TGGTATTATTTTCACGAATAAATTGGTTCGTATAGCCACCTTTTACATATCTAATCTAGCTGTTTAATGCCATATTTGATTTATGTAGTCACTGTTTCCCTGCTTGTAACTTTTCTGTCCTTGTTTTTTCAGGTGCTTAATAATGTCAAATTCAAGTTCCCTATATTTCTTACTTTTATTCACTATGTTGTAAGCTGGTTCTTAATGGCCATTCTAAATGCCTTTTCTATCCTGCCGGCATCTCCTTCCTCAAAATCAACACGTCTATCTACTTTAATTACTCTTGGCACTGTTATGTCTCTATCTACTGGCCTTGCTAATGTCAGCCTAACATACAATAGGTGAGATACATAATTTCCTAAGGATTAATTATTCTATTTCTGACACTCTGACTGTAGTACCTACATTTCAGTGTGGGTTTTTATCAGATGTCCAAGATTGCTGTAACGCCATCAATTGTTCTAGCagaatttatattatataagaaGAAAGTTTCTTTCTCCAAGGTGACTGCTCTCTCTTTGGCAACATTGATGTCCCCATGGAAATAGTGTATTGTTCTCTGAGTTTGTAATACATTAAGATATAATTGTAGAGTACTTAGAATCTGTAATCATTTTTAGATATTACAATTGTTCATTGGGTCCATCTTAAAATGTTTGTTAAAATGGGAGCGTTTTGTCTTTAGTAAAAATCACTTTTGAATGTTTGTCTGAAATGTGGAGGACCTGACtctaaaaaaatctaatgacTCCACCTGTAGTGCTATGCAAAGTAGCATCAAGTGACAGTAGTGTCCATTTTGTTTTGGACATGATATACGTTTGACATGTTTGTATCGGTAAATAAGATGGCCTGAATGTGTCCAAAGACTTTATGTAAATTTATGACAATGTAAACATTGCTAAGACGCTGCCAACACATTCAAGTCTTGGTAGATTGATTCGGACGATAATTTTCGGTCTTAATATAATAACAGAAACATCAGTGTATTTTAGTGCAAATGACCTTTAAGTCAAATGGTGTTCCCTAGTGTTTCTAATGGAGACATCTAGGGTTTGAATCTCCCTCCCTtacttaaaaatataagaaaagcaTTGGTGTTTCttagatatttattttttatacagaTATTGTTTATTATCTGTATATTGATGCAACGATGTCCAATGTTGACTACAAGAATTGATGAAATATTGAAATGATTCATGGCTATCAGTGATCAGATATAGGGAGCTTTTTCCATGTGTCTAAACATTTATATTGTATGTATGCATAAATTGAAACTGTGTAGTGAATTGGACTTTGACAACTTCTGATGCAGCTATGGAGTATTAATTTGCAATTACTTTGCACATTTGccttcaaaaattattttatatgggGTCCACGTGTTCATTCCAATTGAAGTGAAGGTTGTGTGGTTTTAATGGTCTGAGTTTTTAGGGTTAAACCaggttttatttaattattcatGGGCAATTTCTGTATTCAGGGGAAAATCTGTAATTTCTGCAATTCCTGCAAATTGAGGGTAATTTGGTTGAGTCTAGGATCTTCCTAagtattttaggttttattttctttgagtcagagttagttttttattagttttttgtttacTAGTCAAAGTAGGAGTCCTAGTACTAGGAGTGCTAATACTACTACTAAAAGAAAAGGTCTTATATAAATTGATGGAGAATTgattaatagtaaaatttattgaaTGTTTTGAACATAGAGGCacgttttcttttctttctccctttctcatctttctttcttcctattcttttctttctccaaaTGACTATTCATACTGCCCTCGAACATCATACAAACttctctaattcttcttctttacaaCTCCAAATCAAGCCTTTATTTTACCTATCAGAACCTGAAATCTCCACATACTTTCTTATACCAAATAGTCATCAAATAACTCATCAAACCACTTTTTAATTCCTAACACAACCCCATATAACCCTTTCGTCAACAACTCAAATCCTATTTCCACAATCCTCCTAAACCTTAACCCACCATAAACACACATGGACAAATTCCCCAATTTGTCCTACGTCAACTTCATTTAGGAATTTATGTGCATGAGATTGAGTAGTAGAATAAATGGCATTTGTGTGAAATCTATTCTCATGGGAGAGTATTTTGCAATAGAGCCTTCTGTTTTGGGCATGCAGTCTTGTGCCACGTAACTGGCTTTCAAACTTGTACTAGATTGCTATCACCACTTTCTAGCTGTTCGAAAATATACTCTCCTTGCTTTTTTAGGCCTTAAGCAATTCATCAATTTTATAAGATACTAGTTGGGTGCTTATAATGGTCTGAGTATATGGAATGTAAAACTCATGCTTGTTGAATGACTAACTGACCTTTAGAAACTATTGCTTGATCTGCATATGTTGGTAATATGTGCTATAGCATCCTGCTTTGTGTTTGAAATATTGCCAATGGAATCTTTCAGGTGCTTGCGTTGACAATTGTTTCTATTGGTGTTGCTGTGGCTACGGTGACCGATCTCCAATTTGACCTCTTTGGTGCTTGTATAGCATTGGCATGGATAATACCAAGTGCAATCAACAAGATCCTCTGGTCCAGTTTGCAGCAGCAGGAAAATTGGACAGCCTTGGCGTAAGTTTCAAGCTCTctcaaacattttcctttttccttgaAGTCCTCCTAATTGCATCTTACCAAGGATGCTGAATCATTGAACAGATTGATGTGGAAGACAACGCCGATCACTTTATTGTTTCTGGTTGCTTTGATTCCTTTGTTAGATCCCCCTGGTGCCCTCTCCTTTGATTGGAATTTTAACAACACATTGGCTATTCTCACATCAGCAGTTCTAGGCTTCTTGCTACAGTGGTCAGGTGCTTTAGCACTTGGGTAAGCAACCTCTTTACAGTCTTTTGACTATATCATGTGATAGCAGGTTTGGTCTCATGGCTTGGAGCTGGAGTTTCcatccttttgttttatttggttaATTCATACTCTAGACTAATGccggtaaaaagaaaaaagaaaaattctatcACGTAACACTTCAAAACAAGAGCTGGTGTTTTCTACAACCATGGGAGAATGACACAGGAAGATCATGGACAAATAAGCTcaaagatcaatttttttttttttttttttgataggtaataagagaactattattaaaaagtaaaagatgAATAATGCAAgctgttcatgatgatgaacaataagaaacagaagaaacaaaCAGCCAAATGAAGGAGAGGGAAATCAAATAGTTAatctaagggaaaacaaaaactctggAAGAGATGAAGAGTcagtaaaaccccaacaacgAGACCACTCAAAAAGACTACGTTGGCTTAAAACCTTCAACTCATCCAAGGTCTTCTCCATGTTCTCAAAGGAGCGACGATTCCGTTCCAACCAAACAATCCACATTATGCACCCTggaatcaaattccaaatattcgAGTTGTGCTTCCCAAGCCATTGATGCCAACAAGACAACAAACCCGCCACCGATcttggcataacccaatgaataccaTAAGCTTGAAGCATGAAAGTCCATAAGGTATCTGTAATAGGACAGTGAAGAAGGAGATGGTTTACCGACTCCCCATCGTagcaacacatacaacaccaatttgCCAAAATGCGACCCCTAAGCATGAGATTATCCAACGTGAGAATTCGATCGTGAGTAGTTGTCCACAAGAGGAAAGCCACTCGCTTAGGAATCTTAGAtttccaaacacccttccaagGAAACCGAGAATTTGGAGTACCCTGAATTGCATGGTAATATGATTGGGTGTCAAACTTACCATTACCTTTGAGATGCCAACAAAGAGTATCCCTCCTATCACCCCATGGAATACGAAGTTGGATAAactgaaatagagaaaaagatgcAGCAAGTTCCCAATCTTCGAAAGCTCTGTAAAACCTTAAATCCCACACTCTAATAGTGCCTCCTTTCGGAAGCCACAAAACCTCAGAGATTCAAGCATCCTTGGTAGTTGAACACACAAAGAGCTCAGGGTATAGATCTTTTAGGGTACTATCCCCAATCCACCTATCATGCCAAAAGCGAATACGGGTGCCTTCACCCACTACAAAAGATAGATGCTTAGAAAAACTCTCCCACCCTTTGTGGAGTGCTTACTAGAAGTCTAGTCTAGTTGATATTatcttttgatttgatttctctTATATGTTTCTGggatttttttgttgaagattATATGTTTCtggtttgtttgatttatttttctattttttaattttaagactCTAGGATAAGGATACATTATAATTTCCAGATTTGCTGGTAATAGGATTAATTGGCCTAGAATGACGAACTTGTGATTGATGCCACTGTACCTTTTTAATTGGACATAACATCCTTCAATTTGTTGGTGATGACAGCAAATCAGTGATAGAAATACACCATTTAGTAAGTTCATCCTTCCCAAAATTTTGATGGCTGTGTGCCCATcatgggtatttttgtaatttcgTATTTACTGGTGGTGGACCACAATGATGAGCCGTCAGTTTTATTTAATGTCTATGTCGGTTTGATTTAGTTAAGGGGTTTATATGTGGACTTTAGTTTAAGCCATTTAGGAATTTGTTTACTAGTCAAATTGGGAATTCTAGTCCTATCAGGAGCATGTTAAGGTCTAGAGTCTAAGTATATACTTTTGTattcaaataattcaaagtCATTGGGTTTTGTGTTTGTAGTGTTAGGAATTAAATGGGTGATGTCCAAAATGGTGCATAAGTCCTACAATGTTGGTGTTTTACACCCATTTCCTTTAGTAATAGGGTATGGGTATGGAATATGCTTCCATTATGCTTGATGTGGCAAATTTGGAGGAAGAGGAATAGAAGAGCTTTTGTGGAGAAAGAGTTGCCTATAAAGAGATTGATATCTCATTTTCTTGGGTCTCTTTTCTTTTGGGCATCATTAGATAAGGGCAGGCCATCGAGTATGTGTGATTTCATAGATTCATTATAGCTTTGATCTAGTGGGGAACTAAAGGGTTAGCTGATATACTCCATTTTTTTCCTTggtatattttttctttttttatcaattcCGTTGATACTTCCCCAAGATTTCATAAACATGCATCAAAATCAAAGTAAATGAACTGGATTCTTCCCATAGGGGTTAATCCAGGCTCTGAGTTTCTATCAAGTGCCAACATTGTTCCCTCAAGTTCGAGTGCAATTGGCCATGTTTTACTACCATCATAGCAGCCACAACCAAATTTGGTTCTATGAAACAAAGtgctgacttttttttttgataggtacaaAGTGTTGACttaaaaagtgaattttttcctttccttctaTACTTCAACTTATTATCAATAAAGAATTTGGAGATATAAGGCAAGAATTGGGAAGTCAACTAGATGTGATAAGAATTGGGATGTAAATGATAATTGTAAGATAACTTGGTCGATTTGAGGTGACTGACCTCCTAAACTTGAGACGGAGAAAGGAATTTGAGGGTTAATTTTCtgcttgctttctttttttttctttcagtgcttaaatacaatacaatgcttgagaaaattcaaaattacaaCTGATGATAAGGGCAACCTATTTTATCTGATAAACTTTACCACTAACCAATCCTTATTGAAGTAGATAGCTTACAACCTGATCCACTAACCAATCCTTATTGAAGTAGATAGCTTACAACCTGATCCACTAACCATTCCTATGAAAGTAAATAACTGAACAGCACAATAAGCATTATTCTCTTTCACTTATCAATATCCTTGTAGAGTCCATGCAATATTTGCAACCTTACACATGCTAATCCAGGTTCATTCAGACAACCTTGGTTCATAACAAGATGTGCCAGagttttttggattttcaaacCTAGAACTTTAGAAGATTGCATATATAGTTTGGAGAACTGTTTTCATTGTTATGGCATTAATGAAGATCTGATTTAGATTGTAGGATATTTTTTTGGAGTGGTACTTTAGGGCTAGGCGTGGAGTTTAGTGATGGGAAAAGATTAGGAAACAGAACAAAGCCAAGGTTGCTCTGGGGTTGTATAGAACAAGTTGTGATATAAAAATGGGATGCTTTCCTAAAATGAGTCTGAGTGTCGGAGAAGAGTACTAGgcctatttttaataaattggttGAAAGATGGCTAATGATTTTAGGGTTGGATTTAGGGGTAGAATAGTGTAAAATCAAAACGCCCCACTTGTTTCCAATTTATAATTGAGGAGTGCTAAATATGGATAGAAAGGTCAATTGAGCTCTAGTTCAGATGGCACCTCTTCCCCTTGTAAGAGTaagatggagggtgaggtcgtAAGTTCAAGACCTATTGGGTTTATATgtaatttcatcaaaaaaaggaggaaaaaaaacttATCTAGGAGTTTGCTCCTGCAGGATGGAGGAAGACACTTCTCCTTAATCTCTATCTAGTTAGTAATGGTGGGTTGGTTAATTTTTGTTCAATGATCTCCTAGAAAAGTTGGCCTTTACATTTAACCTACATCTTCACGAACGACTTTCTTGTTATCAGATAAGAGTTACCCCTCAAAGAAGTAGTCCATCTCATGCACCCTGTCAGTAAAGGCCCATGGGTCTAGGCGACCATCAACATTGGCTGCCTGAACTTTTGTGCTTCCTATCACTCTCTCATTGAAGTCTCTAAGCTCCCTAATGTCATTATAGTTTTGATAATCTTACCGAGGAGAACCCTTGATTTTTATGAATGTTACCTTGGCAACGTTGTCTACGGGTATTGTGCCTTGTTCCTAGTTATTGCCTCCTATGTGGGGGCCTTCGCCCTCATCTCTCCTTTGGAGGAAAGCTTCTACTGACCCTATTTGAGCAGACAGGGCTTGGAGGGTTTTTCATATTTGTTTCTAAGGCTTGTTTCATGGTGGTTTGGGACTTGAACTAGACTAGGACTCCGAATTTGACACTGTGCCAATCATTACGCAAAGGGTGTACTGTGGATGCAAGTGAGACCAGTTAAACAAAACTCCTCacaatttaattttcaatataaaataaaggcTAACTCGTTTAATTGGCTACACTTCAATCAATTAGCACCTATGTTTGAAGTACCGAAGGTGACTGTTCTAAGTTAAAACTTCCATTGATTAGGGCATACCTCAAAATTAATTATGAGGCT
This DNA window, taken from Quercus robur chromosome 2, dhQueRobu3.1, whole genome shotgun sequence, encodes the following:
- the LOC126714341 gene encoding nucleotide-sugar uncharacterized transporter 1; the protein is MLCSRKMFSFLVRKDIKKVLKRKDSDAGHKGRALEELRASLFNKLRLSEGVKRQRQCRCGPIAALTFNFVVAVGIIFTNKLVLNNVKFKFPIFLTFIHYVVSWFLMAILNAFSILPASPSSKSTRLSTLITLGTVMSLSTGLANVSLTYNSVGFYQMSKIAVTPSIVLAEFILYKKKVSFSKVLALTIVSIGVAVATVTDLQFDLFGACIALAWIIPSAINKILWSSLQQQENWTALALMWKTTPITLLFLVALIPLLDPPGALSFDWNFNNTLAILTSAVLGFLLQWSGALALGATSAITHVVLGQFKTCILLLGNYYVFGSNQGYTSICGAFTAIAGMSVYTYLNLRQKTSKTSPRQASSVPVSRLSKENGNKHDGNYGRESV